A single region of the Methylocystis echinoides genome encodes:
- a CDS encoding polysaccharide deacetylase family protein → MSRIYRAALFCLLPLSLAAPAAARDCGPDALGVSRTIEIGPKGTAIGLQSYPRTLDLQDHEVVLTFDDGPAAPTSKVLDALAKECARATFFVIGRNAEETPALVKRVADEGHSIGYHSYSHPAVTLRLLDDGDAKADIEKGVRAVARASGGRAAPFFRFPGFADTPELVSWLQGRGYTIFGSDLWASDWSPMSPKGELELVMGRLEKTGRGIVLFHDSKLQTAQMLPEFLKELKARGYRLVHVVQGDGETPLAVAPAGWTSTTEPIIAKTLAGKKKLAPHAPEAEAGTQPHVHPEQ, encoded by the coding sequence ATGTCCCGAATTTACCGCGCCGCTCTCTTCTGCCTGCTCCCGCTCAGCCTCGCGGCGCCCGCCGCGGCCCGCGACTGCGGACCCGACGCGCTTGGCGTCTCCCGCACGATCGAGATCGGCCCCAAGGGGACCGCCATCGGCCTGCAAAGCTATCCGCGCACGCTCGACCTGCAGGATCACGAAGTGGTCCTGACCTTTGACGACGGCCCCGCCGCGCCGACGTCGAAAGTGCTCGACGCCCTCGCAAAGGAATGCGCCCGCGCAACCTTCTTCGTCATCGGCCGCAACGCCGAGGAGACGCCGGCGCTGGTGAAGCGCGTGGCCGACGAGGGCCACAGCATCGGCTATCACTCCTACAGCCACCCGGCCGTAACGCTGCGTCTGCTCGACGATGGCGACGCCAAAGCGGATATCGAGAAGGGCGTCCGCGCGGTCGCGCGCGCCTCCGGCGGCAGGGCCGCGCCCTTCTTCCGTTTCCCGGGCTTCGCTGACACGCCCGAACTCGTGAGCTGGCTCCAAGGGCGCGGCTACACGATTTTCGGCTCGGACCTGTGGGCTTCGGACTGGTCGCCCATGTCGCCCAAGGGCGAGCTGGAGCTGGTGATGGGTCGACTGGAGAAGACCGGCAGGGGAATCGTGCTCTTCCACGACTCCAAGCTGCAAACGGCGCAAATGCTGCCGGAGTTTCTCAAGGAGCTGAAGGCGCGCGGCTATCGGCTCGTGCATGTGGTTCAAGGCGACGGCGAGACCCCGCTCGCGGTGGCGCCCGCCGGCTGGACCTCAACCACCGAGCCGATCATCGCCAAGACCCTCGCCGGCAAGAAGAAGCTCGCGCCCCATGCGCCCGAGGCGGAAGCCGGGACGCAGCCGCACGTTCACCCAGAGCAGTAG